A single Roseinatronobacter monicus DNA region contains:
- a CDS encoding fatty acid desaturase gives MHDKTLPPRTARTWLSTLARYRDPTTHRSLFELAVTLVPFFALWALAWMALSVSAWLALALAVMNGTFLVRIFIIQHDCGHGSFLKNRKAQDWVGRILGVLTLTPYAVWRRTHAIHHAHHGDLDQRGIGDVTTLTVEEYRARSPFGRFLYRLYRHPVVLFVLGPSYLFILQNRLPMGLMNAGWRYWTSAMGTNAMIGIALALIIWFGGLLPVLLVFLPTSVIAATIGVWLFYVQHQFEQTHWSKGEDWQLHDAALEGSSHYVLPQPLRWLSGNIGIHHVHHLYSRIPFYRLPEVIRDFPELGEAQRLTIGESLATVKLHLWDEAGGKLISCSDAHRQYGIA, from the coding sequence ATGCACGACAAGACACTACCCCCCCGTACAGCGCGCACCTGGCTAAGCACACTTGCGCGCTACCGTGATCCGACGACACACCGCAGCCTGTTTGAACTGGCCGTGACCCTTGTGCCGTTTTTCGCACTCTGGGCACTGGCTTGGATGGCCTTGTCTGTCAGTGCTTGGCTGGCCTTGGCGCTGGCGGTGATGAATGGCACTTTCCTTGTGCGGATTTTCATCATCCAGCATGATTGCGGGCACGGCTCATTCTTGAAAAACCGCAAGGCCCAAGACTGGGTCGGGCGCATTCTCGGGGTGCTGACGCTGACACCTTATGCTGTCTGGCGGCGCACACATGCGATCCACCATGCCCATCACGGCGATCTGGACCAGCGCGGCATCGGCGATGTCACCACCCTGACTGTCGAAGAATACCGCGCACGCTCGCCCTTTGGGCGGTTCCTGTATCGGCTGTACCGCCACCCTGTCGTGCTGTTCGTTCTGGGGCCAAGCTATCTGTTCATCCTGCAAAACCGTCTGCCGATGGGGCTGATGAATGCAGGCTGGCGCTATTGGACATCGGCCATGGGCACCAATGCCATGATCGGCATCGCGCTGGCGCTGATTATCTGGTTTGGCGGGCTTTTGCCGGTCCTGCTGGTGTTCCTGCCCACTTCGGTAATCGCGGCGACGATTGGTGTGTGGCTGTTCTATGTCCAGCACCAGTTCGAGCAGACACATTGGTCCAAGGGCGAAGACTGGCAATTGCACGACGCCGCATTGGAGGGCAGCTCGCATTACGTTCTGCCCCAGCCGTTGCGCTGGCTGTCTGGCAATATCGGCATTCACCACGTCCATCACCTGTATTCGCGCATCCCCTTCTACCGGTTGCCCGAGGTGATCCGTGATTTCCCTGAACTGGGCGAAGCGCAGCGCCTGACCATTGGCGAGAGTCTGGCCACGGTAAAGCTGCATCTGTGGGACGAAGCGGGGGGGAAACTTATCTCCTGCTCTGACGCCCACCGGCAATACGGCATC
- the xylA gene encoding xylose isomerase, protein MTDFFAGIPQLTYQGADSDSDFAFRHYNPDEVVLGRRVEDHLRFAVCYWHNFAWPGNDPFGGQTFLRPWFGDTMAHAKLKADVAFEMFHILNAPFFCFHDADMRPEGDSFAENTRNLEEMTDYLAAKMEAGGPKLLWGTANLFSHRRYMSGASTNPDPDVFAFSAATVKTCMDATHRLNGENYVLWGGREGYETLLNTDLNKELDHMGRFLSMVVDYKHKIGFKGAILIEPKPQEPTKHQYDYDVATVFGFLQRFGLEKEVKVNIEQGHAILAGHSFEHEIALASSLGVFGSIDMNRNDYQSGWDTDQFPNNMPEVALAYYEILRAGGFTTGGTNFDAKLRRQSLDAEDLILAHAGAMDVCARGLKAAAAMLEDGKLEAARATRYAGWDKPEAQAMLHGDLASITKDVLANDLNPQPHSGKQEKLENLVNRYL, encoded by the coding sequence ATGACCGATTTTTTCGCAGGCATCCCGCAACTGACCTATCAGGGCGCAGACAGTGACAGCGATTTCGCATTTCGCCACTACAACCCCGATGAAGTTGTCCTTGGCCGCCGGGTGGAAGATCATCTGCGCTTTGCGGTCTGCTACTGGCACAATTTCGCATGGCCCGGCAATGATCCGTTCGGCGGCCAGACCTTTCTGCGCCCGTGGTTCGGCGACACAATGGCACATGCAAAGCTGAAGGCCGATGTGGCGTTCGAGATGTTCCACATCCTGAATGCCCCCTTCTTTTGCTTTCATGACGCCGATATGCGCCCCGAAGGCGACAGCTTCGCCGAGAATACCCGCAATCTGGAAGAGATGACCGACTACTTGGCCGCCAAGATGGAAGCAGGCGGGCCAAAGCTGCTCTGGGGCACGGCCAATCTGTTCAGCCATCGCCGCTATATGTCGGGTGCGTCCACCAACCCCGACCCCGATGTGTTCGCCTTCTCCGCCGCAACGGTCAAAACCTGCATGGATGCGACCCACCGCCTGAACGGCGAAAACTATGTCCTGTGGGGCGGGCGCGAAGGCTATGAGACGCTGCTCAACACCGATCTGAACAAAGAACTGGACCATATGGGCCGCTTCTTGTCGATGGTGGTGGATTACAAGCATAAGATCGGCTTCAAAGGGGCGATCCTGATTGAACCCAAGCCGCAGGAACCCACCAAACACCAGTATGATTACGACGTGGCAACTGTGTTCGGCTTTTTGCAACGCTTCGGGCTGGAGAAGGAAGTAAAGGTCAATATCGAGCAGGGCCATGCCATTCTGGCAGGCCACAGCTTCGAGCATGAAATCGCGCTGGCCTCGTCGCTGGGGGTGTTCGGCTCCATCGACATGAACCGCAACGATTATCAATCCGGCTGGGACACCGACCAGTTCCCGAACAATATGCCCGAGGTCGCACTGGCCTATTACGAAATCCTGCGCGCGGGCGGCTTTACCACAGGCGGCACGAATTTCGACGCCAAACTGCGCCGCCAGTCACTGGACGCCGAAGACCTGATCCTTGCCCATGCAGGTGCAATGGACGTCTGCGCCCGCGGGCTAAAGGCCGCAGCCGCCATGCTGGAAGATGGCAAACTGGAAGCCGCGCGCGCCACCCGCTATGCTGGCTGGGACAAGCCGGAAGCGCAGGCCATGCTGCATGGCGATCTGGCCAGCATCACCAAGGATGTACTGGCCAATGACCTGAACCCGCAACCGCATTCCGGCAAACAAGAGAAGCTGGAAAATCTGGTCAACCGCTACCTGTAA
- the xylB gene encoding xylulokinase → MYLGLDLGTSGLKGLVIDASGAVMAEASAPLQVARPHPGWSEQDPADWVAAASDVLRKLAGKIDMAAIAGIGLSGQMHGATVLDAADKVLRPCILWNDTRAHAQAARLDADPRFRAISGNIVFPGFTAPKLVWMAEQEPELFARAAKVLLPKDYLRLWLTGAHVAEMSDAAGTSWLDVGARDWSDDLLAATGMTRDQMPALVEGAAISGSLRAALGAEFGLKPGIPVAGGAGDNAATAIGLGVARAGQGFVSLGTSGVLFAATDGYAPAPETAVHTFCHALPGTWHQMGVILAATDALNWFSHIAGASAADLTANLGTLQAPGRALFLPYLGGERTPLNDAAIRGAFIGLEHATDRAAATRAVLEGVVFALKDCQQALAATGTKLDTLIAAGGGARSDYWLSALATALDLPILVPEAGEHGAALGAARLGLMAATGASLEAMPLPPIAHEIIPDPTLTAAYADTYNRYCAAQTAIKDLT, encoded by the coding sequence ATGTATCTAGGGCTTGATCTGGGCACCTCTGGCCTGAAAGGGCTGGTCATCGACGCCTCTGGCGCAGTGATGGCCGAGGCCAGCGCCCCCTTGCAGGTGGCGCGCCCCCATCCCGGCTGGTCGGAACAAGACCCCGCCGATTGGGTGGCGGCGGCGAGTGACGTGCTGCGCAAACTGGCGGGCAAGATCGACATGGCCGCGATTGCGGGCATCGGGTTGTCAGGCCAGATGCACGGCGCAACCGTGCTGGACGCCGCCGACAAAGTCTTGCGCCCTTGCATCCTGTGGAACGACACCCGCGCACACGCACAGGCCGCACGGCTGGACGCAGACCCGCGCTTTCGCGCGATCAGCGGCAATATCGTCTTTCCGGGCTTTACCGCGCCCAAACTCGTCTGGATGGCCGAGCAAGAACCAGAATTATTCGCGCGCGCCGCCAAGGTGCTTTTGCCAAAGGATTATCTGCGCCTGTGGCTGACCGGCGCGCATGTGGCTGAAATGTCCGACGCCGCAGGCACAAGCTGGCTGGATGTCGGCGCGCGTGACTGGTCGGATGATCTGCTGGCGGCCACGGGCATGACGCGCGACCAGATGCCCGCGCTGGTCGAAGGCGCGGCCATTTCTGGCAGCTTGCGCGCAGCACTTGGCGCCGAGTTCGGCCTTAAACCCGGCATCCCCGTCGCAGGCGGCGCAGGCGACAACGCCGCCACGGCCATCGGTCTGGGGGTTGCGCGGGCGGGGCAAGGTTTTGTCAGCCTTGGCACGTCGGGCGTGTTGTTTGCCGCCACCGACGGCTACGCGCCCGCACCCGAAACCGCCGTGCATACCTTCTGTCACGCGCTGCCCGGCACATGGCACCAGATGGGCGTGATCCTTGCTGCGACAGATGCGCTGAACTGGTTCTCCCACATTGCAGGGGCCAGTGCTGCCGACCTGACTGCTAATCTGGGCACACTGCAAGCCCCCGGTCGCGCGCTGTTCCTGCCCTACTTGGGCGGCGAGCGTACGCCTTTGAACGACGCCGCCATTCGCGGCGCTTTCATCGGGCTGGAACATGCCACTGACCGCGCTGCCGCAACCCGCGCCGTGCTGGAAGGCGTGGTCTTTGCACTGAAAGATTGCCAGCAAGCCCTTGCGGCCACCGGCACCAAACTCGACACGCTCATCGCCGCAGGTGGGGGCGCGCGCTCGGATTATTGGCTTTCGGCGCTGGCCACAGCCCTTGATCTTCCGATCCTCGTGCCCGAAGCAGGCGAGCATGGCGCAGCCCTTGGTGCGGCGCGCCTTGGGCTGATGGCCGCCACGGGGGCCAGCCTTGAGGCGATGCCCCTGCCCCCCATCGCGCACGAAATCATCCCCGATCCCACCCTGACCGCTGCATATGCAGACACATACAACCGCTACTGCGCGGCACAAACCGCAATCAAGGATCTGACATGA
- a CDS encoding ATP-binding cassette domain-containing protein has translation MQPLVEMRNISIAFGGVQAVDDVSIDLYPGEVVGLLGHNGAGKSTLIKILSGAYRADSGEILIDGEKVTINSPRDARAHNIETIHQTLALADNLPAPANLFLGRELRTMFGFLDDSRMESETRKIMARLNPNFKKVADPVSALSGGQRQSVAIARAVYFNARILIMDEPTAALGVHETKMVADLIMELKAQGLGIFLISHDTREMMALCDRVSVMKNGQLVGTDRVEDVTEDDILSMIIMGKKAEKAA, from the coding sequence ATGCAACCCCTTGTAGAAATGCGCAATATCTCGATTGCTTTTGGCGGCGTGCAGGCGGTGGATGACGTCTCCATCGACCTGTATCCCGGCGAAGTGGTGGGGCTTCTGGGCCATAATGGTGCCGGCAAATCCACCCTGATCAAAATCCTTTCAGGGGCCTACCGTGCGGATAGTGGCGAGATTCTGATTGATGGCGAGAAAGTCACCATCAACAGCCCCCGCGATGCCCGCGCGCATAATATCGAGACGATCCACCAGACCTTGGCGCTGGCCGATAACCTGCCCGCGCCCGCCAATCTGTTTCTGGGGCGCGAATTGCGCACCATGTTCGGGTTTCTGGATGACAGCCGCATGGAATCCGAGACGCGCAAAATCATGGCGCGGCTGAACCCCAACTTCAAGAAAGTGGCCGATCCTGTCAGTGCGCTGTCGGGCGGGCAACGTCAGTCGGTGGCGATTGCGCGCGCGGTATATTTCAACGCACGTATCCTGATCATGGACGAACCGACCGCCGCTTTGGGCGTGCATGAAACCAAGATGGTGGCCGACCTGATTATGGAATTGAAGGCACAAGGCCTTGGCATTTTCCTGATCAGCCATGACACGCGCGAAATGATGGCGCTGTGCGACCGTGTCAGCGTCATGAAAAACGGCCAGCTTGTGGGCACAGACCGCGTCGAGGATGTGACCGAAGATGACATCCTGTCCATGATTATCATGGGCAAGAAGGCAGAGAAGGCCGCGTAA
- a CDS encoding sugar ABC transporter permease yields MSTQNTTTSTPATKARPAPRAKLTDTLELDTRLMGMIGAFILVMVVFNVLTDGRFLTPRNIFNLTIQTVSVAIMATGMVFVIVTRHIDLSVGALLATCSAVMAMMQTAWLPQLLGLPLGHPLIPWLAIGAGILTGGLIGAFQGYLSGYLMIPAFIVTLGGLLVWRNTAWYLTNGQTIGPLDSTFQMFGGINGTLGEFWSWVIGIVATLAAIAALWAKRRDKIRHDFPVKPMWAEITLGAIIAGAILGFIAVLNSYQIPAARLNRQFEARGEVMPEGYSAAYGLPISVLLLIVVAVVMTVVARKTRLGRYIFATGGNPQAAELSGINTRLLTVKVFAIMGALCAISAVVASARLTNHSNDIGTLDELRVIAAAVIGGTALAGGIGTIYGAILGALIMQSLQSGMAMVGVDAPLQNIVVGSVLVLAVLIDIIYRRRTGKG; encoded by the coding sequence ATGAGCACCCAAAACACGACAACCAGCACCCCCGCCACAAAGGCACGTCCCGCCCCGCGCGCCAAGCTGACCGACACGCTGGAACTGGACACACGCCTTATGGGCATGATCGGCGCTTTCATTTTGGTGATGGTGGTTTTCAACGTCCTGACCGACGGGCGGTTTCTGACCCCGCGCAACATATTCAACCTGACAATCCAGACTGTCAGCGTGGCAATTATGGCCACTGGCATGGTGTTTGTCATTGTCACGCGCCACATTGACCTGTCCGTGGGCGCGCTTCTGGCGACCTGCTCGGCCGTGATGGCCATGATGCAGACCGCGTGGCTGCCGCAACTGCTGGGCCTGCCACTGGGCCACCCACTGATACCATGGTTGGCGATTGGCGCAGGCATCCTGACGGGTGGGCTGATCGGGGCGTTTCAGGGGTATTTGTCCGGTTATCTAATGATCCCGGCCTTTATTGTCACTTTGGGCGGGTTGCTGGTCTGGCGCAATACGGCATGGTATCTGACCAATGGCCAGACCATCGGCCCGCTGGATTCCACCTTCCAGATGTTTGGCGGCATCAACGGCACCTTGGGCGAATTCTGGTCCTGGGTCATCGGGATTGTAGCCACGCTGGCCGCGATAGCGGCCCTCTGGGCGAAGCGCCGCGACAAGATCCGCCATGATTTCCCTGTAAAACCCATGTGGGCCGAAATCACGCTGGGCGCGATCATCGCAGGTGCAATCTTGGGCTTCATTGCGGTCCTGAATTCCTATCAAATTCCCGCCGCCCGCCTGAACCGCCAGTTCGAGGCGCGTGGCGAGGTGATGCCCGAAGGTTACAGCGCCGCTTACGGCCTGCCCATCTCGGTGCTGCTGCTGATTGTCGTGGCAGTTGTCATGACGGTTGTGGCGCGCAAGACGCGGCTGGGGCGCTACATCTTTGCCACCGGCGGCAACCCTCAAGCCGCAGAACTGTCAGGCATCAACACCCGGCTGCTGACGGTCAAGGTGTTTGCGATCATGGGCGCGCTTTGTGCCATCTCGGCGGTCGTGGCCTCGGCCCGATTGACCAACCATTCCAACGATATCGGCACGCTGGACGAATTGCGCGTCATCGCCGCTGCGGTCATCGGCGGCACGGCGCTGGCAGGCGGGATCGGCACGATCTATGGCGCGATCCTTGGTGCGCTGATCATGCAATCGCTGCAATCCGGCATGGCGATGGTGGGGGTCGATGCGCCCTTGCAGAACATCGTTGTGGGCAGCGTGCTGGTTCTGGCCGTGCTGATCGACATCATCTACCGCCGCCGCACCGGGAAAGGATAA
- the xylF gene encoding D-xylose ABC transporter substrate-binding protein produces the protein MNKILTAAVAATIGFSSAAWADSLTIGVSWSNFQEERWQTDEAAIRAALDEAGASYVSADAQSSSSKQLSDIESLISQGVDALIVLAQDAAAIGPAVQAAADEGIPVIAYDRLIEDDRAFYLTFDNVEVGRMQARAVLEQMPSGNYVMIKGSPTDPNADFLRGGQQEVLQDAIDAGDITIVDEAYTDAWLPANAQRNMEQILTAQDNMVDAVVASNDGTAGGAVAALTAQGMDGIPVSGQDGDHAALNRIALGTQTVSVWKDARDLGRNAAEIAVQLAGGTAMADIEGAEMWTSPAGTEMVSMFLEPVPITSDNLSLVVDAGWITQEALCQGVSGGPAPCD, from the coding sequence ATGAACAAGATTCTTACAGCGGCTGTGGCCGCCACCATCGGCTTCAGCTCGGCCGCATGGGCTGATTCGCTGACAATTGGCGTCAGCTGGTCAAACTTTCAGGAAGAACGCTGGCAGACAGACGAGGCCGCGATCCGTGCCGCACTCGACGAAGCGGGCGCATCATATGTGTCTGCGGATGCGCAGTCATCGTCGTCCAAGCAACTGTCAGATATTGAAAGCCTGATTTCACAGGGCGTCGATGCGCTGATCGTTCTGGCGCAGGATGCCGCCGCGATTGGCCCCGCCGTTCAGGCCGCCGCAGATGAGGGGATTCCTGTCATCGCCTATGACCGCCTGATCGAAGATGACCGCGCGTTCTATCTGACTTTCGACAATGTCGAAGTCGGGCGGATGCAGGCGCGCGCTGTGTTAGAACAGATGCCATCGGGCAATTACGTCATGATCAAGGGCTCGCCCACTGACCCGAACGCGGATTTCCTGCGCGGTGGCCAGCAGGAAGTGCTGCAAGACGCGATTGACGCAGGCGATATCACCATCGTGGACGAAGCCTATACGGATGCATGGCTGCCCGCCAATGCCCAGCGCAACATGGAACAGATCCTGACCGCACAGGACAACATGGTCGATGCGGTCGTCGCCTCGAATGACGGCACAGCAGGCGGCGCGGTTGCGGCCCTGACCGCCCAAGGCATGGATGGTATTCCTGTCTCTGGTCAGGATGGCGACCATGCGGCGCTGAACCGGATCGCCCTTGGCACACAGACTGTTTCGGTCTGGAAAGATGCCCGTGATCTGGGCCGCAACGCAGCGGAAATCGCTGTGCAACTGGCAGGCGGCACTGCAATGGCCGATATCGAGGGGGCCGAAATGTGGACCTCTCCCGCCGGAACAGAGATGGTTTCCATGTTCCTAGAGCCAGTGCCGATCACCAGCGACAACCTCAGCCTTGTTGTCGATGCAGGCTGGATCACACAGGAAGCCCTGTGTCAGGGTGTCAGCGGCGGCCCCGCGCCCTGCGACTGA
- a CDS encoding ROK family protein — protein MIASGLGSTDQSNEGAPAGCGPLLNSVAPARPLRQVLFDHVRAQGSTTRAEMGRALGVSAASVSSVTSDLIADGFLRESPVAALPDLDTPRIGRGRPPVELQVAAEAHHVIGMKLGDLRHTAVLSDFAGRRIAETSMPTRPNRKSAAILIAEARALMDQLLSARGMSRRDISCVGVGMAGMVEYATGDVAWSPMLDAPSTALRGQFETAFGVPTWLDNDANLLTLAELWFGGGRSKSDFAVVTIEHGVGMGLVLFNQLYRGARGVGMELGHTKVQLDGALCRCGKRGCLEAYVADYALAREAATALDQHESLSESPLVLLEALFAEARGGNEAALSIFRRAGRYLALGLSNVAQMFDPEVIILSGGRMQYDYLYAREVLSEMQAMTLTGARPPARVEIHAWGDLVWAQGAVALALGALTEQLLGNTSARGSAA, from the coding sequence ATGATTGCGTCAGGGCTGGGCAGCACAGATCAAAGCAATGAGGGCGCACCTGCGGGCTGTGGCCCGTTGCTGAACAGTGTCGCACCGGCGCGCCCCTTGCGGCAAGTGTTGTTTGACCATGTGCGCGCCCAAGGCAGTACCACGCGCGCCGAAATGGGGCGCGCGCTGGGTGTCAGCGCAGCCTCGGTCAGCTCGGTGACAAGTGATCTTATTGCGGATGGGTTCCTGCGCGAAAGTCCGGTGGCGGCGCTGCCTGATCTGGACACGCCGCGCATCGGGCGCGGGCGGCCCCCGGTGGAATTGCAGGTCGCAGCCGAAGCGCATCATGTCATCGGCATGAAGCTGGGCGATCTTCGCCATACGGCAGTGCTGAGCGATTTCGCAGGGCGGCGCATTGCCGAAACCAGTATGCCCACCCGCCCCAACCGCAAAAGTGCCGCGATCCTGATCGCCGAGGCGCGCGCGCTGATGGACCAGTTGTTGTCTGCACGCGGCATGAGCCGGCGCGATATAAGCTGTGTCGGGGTGGGCATGGCGGGCATGGTCGAATATGCAACCGGCGATGTCGCGTGGTCGCCAATGCTGGATGCGCCATCGACAGCATTGCGCGGGCAGTTTGAAACAGCCTTTGGTGTGCCGACATGGCTGGACAATGACGCCAATCTGCTGACGCTGGCGGAATTGTGGTTCGGCGGCGGGCGCAGCAAATCCGATTTCGCCGTGGTCACGATTGAACATGGTGTGGGCATGGGGCTGGTGTTGTTCAACCAACTGTATCGCGGCGCGCGCGGGGTGGGCATGGAGTTGGGGCATACCAAGGTGCAACTCGATGGGGCGCTGTGCCGCTGTGGCAAACGCGGCTGTCTGGAAGCCTATGTCGCCGATTACGCGCTTGCGCGCGAAGCGGCGACTGCGCTCGATCAGCATGAAAGCCTGTCCGAAAGTCCGCTTGTCTTGCTAGAGGCCCTGTTTGCCGAGGCGCGCGGCGGCAATGAGGCCGCGTTGTCGATCTTTCGCCGCGCAGGGCGCTATCTGGCGCTGGGCCTGTCGAATGTGGCGCAGATGTTCGACCCCGAGGTGATCATTCTGTCGGGCGGGCGTATGCAATATGACTACCTCTATGCGCGCGAGGTGCTCAGCGAGATGCAGGCCATGACCCTGACCGGTGCACGCCCGCCCGCGCGGGTGGAAATCCATGCATGGGGCGATCTGGTCTGGGCGCAGGGGGCGGTTGCGCTCGCACTCGGGGCGCTGACCGAGCAGCTGTTGGGCAACACCTCGGCGCGGGGCAGTGCCGCATGA
- a CDS encoding CRTAC1 family protein has product MKAALAACLMAATPVVAQMPAYQDMSAHIPTHHYAGGWEHFVGGGVAALDCNENGLPDLFLAGGEGPSLLLRNQGDMQFVPQEVPLTSVTGAYPLDMDGDGVLDLFVLRVGPNVVLRGLGDCAFEDATEALGVDPGQGWSTAFTAWWDDRAARPSLFVGNYVDLDDPEGPFFACDDNQLLRSAAQGYASSAMTPGFCPLSALAARDARGRMTLRLSNDRHYYVRGGYEQMWDIADARYLGPEDGWQEQMLWGMGIASRDITGNGLADVYLTSMADQMLQLAQSDGTYRTAPFEMGHTAHRPFMGDDGRPSTGWHAQWGDVTNNGRADLFVAKGNVDQMPDLAMSDPNNLLLQGADGQFTEAAHLAGVADPARSRGAALVDLTGDGRLDLVVVNRRAPARLYRNVTEDMGNWLAVDLRMEGGNRFAIGARVRVETAQGAQWQEVSVGGGHAGGQAGSLHFGLGEAAQAVIVVDWPDGQTSRRKIEGVNQRVVLTPDS; this is encoded by the coding sequence ATGAAGGCCGCACTTGCTGCATGTCTGATGGCGGCCACGCCAGTCGTGGCGCAGATGCCCGCCTATCAGGATATGAGTGCGCACATTCCAACGCATCATTACGCGGGCGGGTGGGAACATTTCGTTGGCGGTGGTGTCGCGGCGCTGGATTGCAACGAGAATGGTCTGCCGGACCTGTTTCTGGCGGGGGGCGAGGGGCCATCGCTATTGCTGCGCAATCAGGGCGACATGCAGTTCGTGCCCCAAGAGGTGCCCTTGACCAGTGTTACCGGAGCCTATCCGCTGGATATGGATGGCGATGGTGTGCTGGACCTGTTCGTGCTGCGGGTCGGGCCGAATGTTGTTCTGCGGGGCCTTGGCGATTGCGCATTTGAAGATGCGACCGAGGCGCTGGGCGTTGATCCGGGGCAGGGCTGGTCAACAGCCTTCACGGCATGGTGGGACGATAGGGCAGCGCGCCCGAGCCTGTTTGTCGGCAATTATGTCGATCTGGACGACCCGGAGGGGCCGTTTTTCGCCTGTGACGACAACCAGCTTTTGCGCTCTGCGGCGCAAGGCTATGCCTCATCCGCCATGACGCCCGGATTTTGCCCGCTCTCGGCGCTTGCTGCCCGCGATGCGCGGGGCCGCATGACTTTGCGCCTGTCCAATGACCGCCATTACTATGTGCGCGGCGGATACGAGCAGATGTGGGACATTGCCGATGCCCGCTATCTTGGGCCGGAAGATGGCTGGCAAGAGCAGATGCTCTGGGGCATGGGCATTGCCAGCCGCGACATTACCGGCAACGGGCTGGCGGATGTCTATTTGACCTCAATGGCCGATCAGATGCTGCAACTGGCGCAAAGCGACGGCACCTACCGCACGGCCCCGTTCGAGATGGGCCATACCGCGCATCGCCCGTTTATGGGCGATGATGGTCGCCCCTCGACCGGATGGCACGCGCAATGGGGCGATGTGACGAATAACGGACGGGCCGATCTGTTCGTGGCCAAGGGCAATGTCGACCAGATGCCCGATCTGGCGATGTCGGACCCCAACAACCTGTTGCTGCAAGGCGCGGATGGGCAGTTTACCGAAGCAGCGCATCTGGCAGGGGTGGCTGACCCTGCGCGCTCTCGTGGGGCGGCGCTGGTGGATTTGACCGGCGACGGGCGGCTGGATCTGGTGGTGGTCAACCGCCGCGCGCCCGCGCGCCTGTACCGCAATGTGACAGAAGATATGGGCAACTGGCTGGCGGTGGATTTGCGCATGGAGGGCGGCAACCGCTTTGCCATAGGTGCGCGGGTCCGGGTTGAAACGGCGCAGGGCGCGCAATGGCAGGAAGTGTCTGTGGGCGGTGGCCATGCGGGCGGGCAGGCGGGGTCGCTGCATTTCGGGCTGGGAGAGGCCGCGCAAGCCGTGATCGTCGTGGACTGGCCCGATGGACAGACAAGCCGTCGCAAGATTGAAGGCGTGAACCAGCGAGTTGTCCTGACGCCGGACAGTTAG
- the urtE gene encoding urea ABC transporter ATP-binding subunit UrtE — protein sequence MLKVDNLTLHYGASQILWGVSLQARVGAVTAVMGTNGVGKTSLLRAIAGRHPYSGGTLSLDGQVLDHPNAAQAAQAGIAYVPQGREVFPLLTVTENLQTGFACLPRSDHRIPDRIYELFPVLKQMKDRRGGDLSGGQQQQLAIARALIAKPKVLLLDEPTEGIQPNIIKQIGKVIELLRSEGEIAIVLVEQYFDFAYGLADEFCVLNRGEVVLAQPASAVTKQEILERVSI from the coding sequence ATGCTGAAAGTTGACAATCTGACCCTGCATTATGGCGCGTCGCAAATCCTGTGGGGTGTCTCGCTTCAGGCGCGTGTGGGCGCGGTGACGGCAGTGATGGGCACCAATGGCGTGGGCAAGACCAGCCTGCTGCGCGCGATTGCGGGGCGGCACCCCTATTCGGGCGGCACTTTGTCGCTGGATGGGCAAGTGCTGGATCATCCCAACGCGGCCCAAGCTGCACAGGCCGGAATTGCCTATGTGCCCCAAGGGCGCGAGGTGTTCCCGCTGCTGACCGTGACCGAGAATTTGCAGACCGGCTTTGCCTGCCTGCCCCGCTCCGACCACCGGATACCCGACCGGATTTACGAGTTGTTTCCGGTTCTCAAGCAGATGAAAGACCGGCGGGGGGGCGATTTGTCAGGCGGGCAGCAACAACAGCTTGCCATCGCGCGCGCGCTGATTGCCAAGCCGAAAGTGCTGTTGCTGGATGAACCGACCGAGGGCATCCAGCCCAATATCATCAAGCAGATCGGCAAGGTGATCGAGCTTTTGCGCAGCGAAGGGGAAATCGCCATTGTGCTGGTCGAGCAATATTTCGATTTCGCCTACGGGCTGGCCGATGAATTCTGCGTGCTGAACCGAGGCGAGGTTGTTCTGGCCCAGCCCGCCAGCGCCGTGACCAAGCAGGAGATTCTGGAGCGCGTCTCGATCTGA